A genomic segment from Chloroflexota bacterium encodes:
- a CDS encoding arylsulfatase codes for MSASEPAFGGVIGRDYRESTPWWPEPTAAAAGAPNVVFVVLDDVGFADLGCYGSEIQTPNIDRLAAGGLRYANFHTTAMCSPTRACLLTGRNAHSVGMGIIAEWSTGFPAYRGRVTRHAANLAEVLRDQGYNTFAVGKWHLMPMDEATAAGPFGDWPLNRGFDRWYGFHGALADSWHPELFEDNHAIDAPSGEGYHLSEDLVAQAGRMLRDQQAVAPERPFFLYLGFGAAHWPHHVPEPFVEKYRGQYARGWDVIREERLARQKALGIVPPDTALAPRNADVRPWDSLSEDERRLFARMQEVYAGFVEHTDAQVGALVGHLERLGVLDNTLVVLLSDNGSSPEGGAVGAVNARKHLQYEPETLQDGLAAIDALGSDRTYGHYPTGWAQASNTPLKWYKKDVHAGGVRDPLIVHWPARIGEGQGGGIRGQFHHVVDLMPTVLELIGVDVPATFNGRAQLPMHGQSLAYTFDQKDAPTRKSSQYFELLGDRGIWHDGWKAVAKHERGQRFEDDRWELYHLARDFSESNDLAEAEPARLRQMIERWWSEAGAYGALPLDDREYERLAESVAARARQTTVFYPGMARVDRFSAPDITDRSHTIAAEVTIPAGGMTASGAAVEGVLLASGARFGGYVLYVQGGHLVYEYAFSERERFAVRAEIPVPTGDVTLSYVFRRTGRRQGVGTLLVNGQPCGSVTLPKTWPVVAVTAGVLCGRDGGSAVSDAYALPFAFTGTLHRVTVTLDADGAPDPQIAYRAAMSEE; via the coding sequence GTGAGCGCCAGTGAGCCAGCGTTCGGCGGTGTCATCGGCCGTGATTACCGAGAGTCGACGCCCTGGTGGCCCGAGCCGACAGCGGCTGCCGCCGGCGCGCCGAACGTCGTGTTCGTGGTGTTGGACGACGTCGGGTTCGCCGACCTCGGCTGCTACGGCTCGGAGATCCAGACGCCGAACATCGACCGGCTGGCCGCCGGGGGGCTGAGGTACGCCAACTTCCACACCACGGCGATGTGCTCGCCCACGCGGGCCTGCCTGCTCACGGGGCGCAACGCCCACAGCGTCGGGATGGGGATCATCGCCGAGTGGTCCACGGGCTTCCCGGCCTACCGTGGGCGCGTCACCCGACATGCCGCCAACCTCGCCGAGGTGCTGCGCGACCAGGGATACAACACGTTTGCCGTGGGCAAGTGGCACCTGATGCCGATGGACGAGGCGACGGCGGCCGGGCCGTTCGGCGACTGGCCGCTGAACCGGGGCTTCGACCGCTGGTACGGCTTCCACGGGGCGCTGGCGGACTCCTGGCACCCGGAGCTGTTCGAGGACAACCACGCCATCGACGCCCCAAGCGGTGAGGGCTACCACCTCTCCGAGGATCTGGTGGCCCAGGCCGGCCGCATGCTCCGCGATCAGCAGGCCGTTGCGCCCGAGCGGCCGTTCTTCCTGTACCTGGGGTTCGGGGCGGCGCACTGGCCCCACCACGTGCCAGAACCGTTCGTCGAGAAGTATCGCGGCCAGTACGCGCGCGGCTGGGACGTGATCCGCGAGGAGCGGCTGGCCCGACAGAAGGCGCTCGGGATCGTGCCGCCCGATACGGCGCTCGCGCCGCGCAACGCCGATGTGCGGCCCTGGGACAGCCTGTCCGAGGACGAGCGGCGACTGTTCGCCCGCATGCAGGAGGTCTACGCCGGCTTCGTCGAGCACACCGATGCCCAGGTCGGCGCGCTGGTCGGCCACCTGGAGCGGCTGGGCGTCCTCGACAACACGCTCGTGGTGCTGCTCTCGGACAACGGCTCCAGCCCCGAGGGCGGCGCGGTCGGCGCGGTCAACGCCCGCAAGCATCTCCAGTACGAGCCGGAGACGCTCCAGGATGGGCTGGCGGCCATCGACGCGCTCGGCAGCGACCGCACCTACGGGCACTATCCGACCGGCTGGGCGCAGGCCAGCAACACGCCACTCAAATGGTACAAGAAGGACGTCCACGCGGGCGGGGTGCGCGATCCGCTGATCGTCCACTGGCCGGCCCGCATCGGCGAGGGGCAGGGCGGCGGGATTCGCGGGCAGTTCCACCACGTCGTGGACCTGATGCCGACCGTCCTGGAGCTGATCGGCGTGGACGTGCCGGCCACGTTCAACGGTCGAGCGCAACTGCCGATGCACGGGCAGAGCCTGGCCTACACGTTCGACCAAAAGGACGCGCCAACGCGCAAGTCCAGCCAGTACTTCGAGCTGCTGGGCGACCGCGGCATCTGGCACGACGGCTGGAAGGCGGTGGCGAAGCACGAGCGCGGCCAGCGCTTCGAGGATGACCGCTGGGAGCTGTACCACCTCGCCCGCGACTTCTCGGAGAGCAACGATCTGGCCGAGGCTGAGCCTGCGCGGCTGCGCCAGATGATCGAGCGGTGGTGGTCCGAGGCGGGTGCGTACGGCGCGCTGCCGCTGGACGACCGCGAGTACGAGCGGCTGGCCGAGAGCGTGGCGGCGCGGGCGCGCCAGACGACCGTCTTCTACCCTGGCATGGCGCGGGTGGACCGGTTCAGCGCGCCGGACATCACCGACCGCTCGCACACGATCGCCGCCGAGGTGACGATCCCCGCAGGCGGCATGACAGCCAGTGGCGCAGCCGTCGAAGGCGTGTTGCTGGCGTCCGGGGCGCGTTTCGGCGGCTACGTGCTCTACGTCCAGGGCGGCCATCTGGTCTACGAGTACGCCTTTTCCGAGCGCGAGCGCTTCGCCGTGCGCGCCGAGATCCCCGTCCCGACCGGCGACGTGACCCTCTCCTACGTCTTCCGCCGGACGGGTCGGCGGCAGGGGGTTGGCACGCTGCTGGTGAACGGGCAGCCGTGCGGCTCGGTGACCCTTCCGAAGACCTGGCCGGTGGTGGCGGTGACGGCCGGCGTGCTGTGCGGTCGGGATGGGGGCTCGGCGGTCAGCGACGCTTACGCGCTGCCGTTCGCGTTCACGGGGACGCTGCACCGCGTGACGGTCACCCTCGACGCGGACGGCGCCCCGGACCCGCAGATCGCCTACCGCGCCGCCATGTCCGAGGAGTGA
- a CDS encoding ABC transporter substrate-binding protein has translation MGSFGRRPISRRMVIQAALGGVATSLLAACSPGAPPPPSKPAESKPAESKPAEAAKPAQQAPAATQPVAAAAKPGEASAPKPTEAAKPAADAKPAGQPKKGGKLVMAQVGDNSNLEPFVQQPTATIYLTNLFSTPVRYDTEIKANPQLAESWQVAQDGRSITLKVRPGVKFSNGKEVTSEDFNFSVERAKDPKVGSLFRPQAMLVTKTEAPDKSTAIWRFDAPFPAIVDLLARQFIVSKETIDLDNWKQRLIGTGPFTWEEWQPGERALWKRNANYYETDLPYLDEVEVRSFGDANTMAANLESGQVDVIARLPMTEVARLKSNSNLKVFQAPVRLFYDVLLQSISAPFENKLLRQAINWGIDRERFVRTTLVGLASATSQPLPSHSWAWFPELDKTYSFNLDKAKELMTQAGYPNGLEVQCLTCTARQKELTALAQIMAADLEKIGIKLKIEDVEPAVYDKRHLAGEFQMAIHNYGRANLDPSTLFRGAAAWHAGTGMTKFDAPEYRKLMEDAEASYDQNERKPKYKAMIQYIQDQSFVIPVSPNPEFYIMRSRVQGFTTDGESNVSLRQVWVDG, from the coding sequence ATGGGATCGTTCGGGCGCCGGCCCATCTCACGTCGAATGGTGATCCAGGCTGCCCTTGGCGGGGTGGCGACATCGCTGTTGGCCGCCTGTTCGCCGGGCGCCCCGCCGCCGCCATCCAAGCCGGCGGAGTCCAAGCCGGCGGAGTCCAAGCCGGCGGAGGCTGCCAAGCCGGCTCAGCAGGCACCGGCCGCGACCCAGCCCGTCGCCGCCGCCGCCAAGCCCGGCGAGGCCAGCGCGCCCAAGCCGACAGAGGCCGCCAAGCCAGCAGCGGACGCCAAGCCGGCCGGCCAGCCCAAGAAGGGCGGCAAGCTGGTCATGGCGCAGGTGGGCGATAACAGCAACCTCGAGCCGTTCGTCCAGCAGCCGACCGCCACCATCTACCTGACTAACCTGTTCAGCACGCCGGTCCGCTATGACACCGAGATCAAGGCGAACCCGCAGCTTGCCGAGTCCTGGCAGGTGGCCCAGGACGGCAGGAGCATCACCCTCAAGGTCCGCCCCGGCGTCAAGTTCAGCAACGGCAAGGAAGTCACCTCTGAAGATTTCAACTTCTCGGTGGAGCGGGCCAAGGACCCGAAGGTCGGCTCGCTGTTCCGGCCGCAGGCGATGCTGGTCACCAAGACCGAGGCGCCCGACAAGTCCACCGCTATCTGGCGGTTCGACGCGCCGTTTCCGGCCATCGTGGACCTGCTGGCCCGCCAGTTCATCGTTTCCAAGGAGACGATCGATCTGGACAATTGGAAGCAGCGGCTGATCGGGACCGGCCCGTTCACCTGGGAGGAGTGGCAGCCGGGCGAGCGGGCGCTCTGGAAGCGGAACGCCAACTACTACGAGACGGACCTGCCGTACCTGGACGAGGTCGAAGTCCGGAGCTTCGGGGACGCCAACACGATGGCCGCGAATCTCGAATCGGGCCAGGTTGACGTGATCGCGCGGCTCCCGATGACCGAGGTCGCTCGCCTGAAGTCGAACAGCAACCTCAAGGTGTTTCAGGCGCCGGTCCGCCTCTTCTACGACGTGCTCCTCCAGTCCATCTCGGCGCCGTTCGAGAACAAGCTGCTGCGGCAGGCGATCAACTGGGGCATCGACCGCGAGCGCTTCGTCAGGACCACGCTGGTGGGGCTGGCATCGGCCACCTCACAGCCGTTGCCGTCCCACTCCTGGGCGTGGTTCCCAGAATTGGACAAGACCTACTCCTTCAACCTGGACAAGGCCAAGGAGCTGATGACGCAGGCCGGCTACCCGAATGGCCTGGAGGTCCAGTGCCTGACCTGCACGGCCCGCCAGAAGGAGCTCACGGCGCTGGCTCAGATCATGGCCGCTGACCTTGAGAAGATCGGCATCAAGCTGAAGATCGAGGACGTCGAGCCGGCCGTCTACGACAAGCGGCACCTGGCCGGCGAGTTCCAGATGGCGATCCACAACTACGGGCGGGCCAACCTCGATCCGAGCACGCTGTTCCGAGGGGCCGCCGCCTGGCACGCCGGTACCGGCATGACCAAGTTCGACGCGCCCGAGTATCGCAAGCTGATGGAAGACGCCGAGGCCAGCTACGACCAGAACGAGCGCAAGCCGAAGTACAAGGCGATGATCCAGTACATCCAGGATCAGTCGTTCGTGATCCCGGTCTCGCCCAATCCCGAGTTCTACATCATGCGCTCGCGGGTCCAGGGGTTCACCACGGACGGCGAGTCGAACGTCTCGCTGCGGCAGGTCTGGGTCGATGGGTAG
- a CDS encoding alpha/beta fold hydrolase yields the protein MPTIERDGATIYYEVTGRGFPLLLLAPGGLNSAIPFWHRMPLNPIAAFSDEFQVIAMDQRNAGQSRGPLVDRDGWEMYASDQLAVLDALGIERALVAGCCIGGSFILQLVEQAPTRIVAGVLMQPIGLDETNPGAFGEATWTPWGENLIANGHPLTMEQVAAFGHSLFDPGFVFSVSREFLPGIATPLLLLDGNDRAHPKGISEEIARLAPGIERVERWREPEVVAEATETMRQFLRAHTPGGR from the coding sequence ATGCCGACCATCGAGCGCGACGGAGCGACGATCTACTACGAGGTCACGGGCCGCGGCTTTCCGCTCCTGCTGCTGGCCCCGGGCGGCCTCAACTCGGCCATCCCGTTCTGGCACCGCATGCCGCTCAACCCGATTGCCGCCTTTTCGGACGAGTTCCAGGTCATCGCGATGGATCAGCGCAACGCCGGCCAGTCGCGCGGGCCGCTGGTCGACCGAGACGGCTGGGAGATGTACGCCTCCGACCAGCTGGCCGTGCTCGACGCCCTCGGGATCGAGCGGGCGCTGGTGGCCGGCTGCTGCATCGGCGGGTCGTTCATCCTCCAACTGGTCGAGCAAGCGCCGACGCGCATCGTGGCCGGCGTGCTGATGCAGCCCATCGGCCTGGACGAGACCAACCCCGGCGCGTTCGGCGAGGCGACCTGGACCCCCTGGGGCGAGAACCTGATCGCCAACGGCCACCCGCTGACGATGGAGCAGGTCGCCGCGTTCGGGCACAGCCTGTTCGATCCCGGTTTCGTGTTCAGCGTCTCACGGGAGTTCCTGCCCGGCATCGCCACCCCGCTGCTCCTGCTGGACGGCAACGACCGCGCCCATCCGAAGGGCATCTCCGAGGAGATCGCGCGGCTGGCGCCGGGCATCGAGCGCGTCGAGCGCTGGCGTGAGCCGGAGGTCGTCGCCGAGGCCACCGAGACGATGCGTCAGTTCCTTCGCGCGCACACGCCGGGCGGTCGCTGA
- a CDS encoding SDR family oxidoreductase, which translates to MDLKGKVAIVTGGGTGMGKAISTLLGAAGVNVIVNYSRSEADAVATAEELTKGEVKALPIRADVSNAADVAAMVEQAEREFGRLDFLVNNAGYTQFVPMNDLDGMPEEEWDKIMDVNVKGIWLCSKAVAPAMRRSGGGAICNVASIAGLKVAGSSMAYAVSKAAAIHLTKCLALALAPDIRVNAVAPGLVVTRWWAHASEERLAQITDGLPLKRSVSPEQVATTMFELLTNEAVTGQTVALDSGALLP; encoded by the coding sequence ATGGATCTGAAGGGGAAGGTCGCTATCGTCACGGGCGGCGGCACTGGCATGGGCAAGGCGATCTCGACGCTGCTCGGCGCGGCGGGCGTCAACGTCATCGTCAACTACTCGCGGTCCGAGGCTGATGCCGTCGCGACGGCCGAGGAGCTGACGAAGGGCGAGGTCAAGGCGTTGCCGATCCGGGCGGACGTCTCGAACGCGGCAGACGTGGCGGCGATGGTCGAGCAGGCTGAGCGCGAGTTTGGCCGGCTGGACTTCCTGGTCAACAACGCGGGCTACACCCAGTTCGTCCCGATGAACGACCTCGACGGCATGCCCGAAGAGGAGTGGGACAAGATCATGGACGTCAACGTCAAGGGGATCTGGCTCTGCTCGAAGGCGGTCGCCCCGGCGATGCGGCGCTCCGGCGGCGGCGCGATCTGCAACGTGGCGTCCATCGCAGGCCTCAAGGTGGCCGGCAGCAGCATGGCCTACGCCGTCTCGAAGGCCGCCGCGATCCACCTGACGAAGTGCCTGGCGCTGGCGCTGGCCCCGGACATCCGGGTCAACGCGGTGGCCCCAGGCCTCGTCGTGACGCGCTGGTGGGCGCACGCCAGCGAGGAGCGGCTGGCCCAGATCACGGATGGCCTGCCGCTCAAGCGGTCCGTCTCGCCGGAGCAGGTCGCCACCACCATGTTCGAGCTGCTGACGAACGAGGCGGTGACGGGACAGACGGTGGCGCTGGACTCGGGAGCGCTGCTGCCATAA
- a CDS encoding gamma carbonic anhydrase family protein, with the protein MPVQAAGGQTPELADDVFIAPNAEVSGAVRMAEHSSVWFSSVVRGAGALVTLGVGVDIQDNSVVDSQPGQPCSLGSYTSLGHAAKVHSSQVGEHVLVAMNATVMPGCVIGDGCIIAANAIVPPGTVVPAGSLVVGDAGRIAREVRPPERERIEQTCKGYMRLAREYRQGIGRGW; encoded by the coding sequence ATGCCTGTTCAGGCTGCTGGCGGCCAGACGCCGGAGCTTGCCGATGACGTGTTCATCGCGCCGAACGCCGAGGTCAGCGGCGCGGTGCGCATGGCCGAGCACTCCAGCGTCTGGTTCAGCAGCGTGGTGCGCGGCGCGGGTGCGCTGGTCACGCTCGGCGTGGGCGTGGACATCCAGGACAACTCCGTTGTGGACAGCCAGCCCGGCCAGCCGTGCAGCCTGGGCAGCTACACCAGCCTCGGGCACGCCGCGAAGGTCCACAGCTCCCAGGTTGGCGAGCACGTCCTCGTCGCCATGAACGCCACCGTCATGCCGGGCTGCGTCATCGGCGACGGTTGCATCATCGCCGCCAACGCCATCGTCCCGCCGGGGACGGTGGTGCCGGCCGGCTCGCTCGTCGTCGGAGATGCGGGGCGCATCGCTCGCGAGGTGCGCCCGCCCGAGCGCGAGCGCATCGAGCAGACCTGCAAAGGGTACATGCGGCTGGCGCGCGAGTACCGCCAGGGGATCGGGCGCGGCTGGTAG
- a CDS encoding gamma-glutamyltransferase family protein translates to MTTTTRPTVTTDLQGVPYTSQRSPVMAVNGVVATSQPLAAQAGLSMLQQGGSAVDAALATAIALTVLEPCSNGIGGDVFSLVWDGSKLHGINGSGRAPAATTPQAVRAAGHAEMPNRGWWPITVPGAPRAWADLHARFGKLPFAKLFEPAVQYARYGYFVSPIIARAWNTAATKTYAGLTAPEFAGWFETFAPNGRHPGAGERWSSEGHASTLEEIGVTGSKSFYEGALAEKIAAFSKATGGPMTVDDLAAHTSTWVEPIRTTYRGYEVAEIPPNGQGIAALIGLNIAEGFDLGSLPRESLEAYHLQIEALKLSLTDAQAYVADMDHVQVPVSGLLDKEYASQRGSLIGQRAITPTAGKPKAGGTVYLCAADADGMMVSYIQSNYQGFGSGVVVPGAGISLHNRGYGFTLADGHPNQLAPRKRPYHTIIPGFLLKEGEAVGPFGVMGGFMQAQGHMQMVINTVDYGMNPQASLDAPRWRWDGGMTVAVEPETSPEIVAGLRGRGHDVQVMSDGSYGRGQIIWKLPGGGYVAGSDKRADGCAAAY, encoded by the coding sequence ATGACCACCACGACTCGACCGACCGTGACGACGGACCTTCAAGGTGTCCCGTACACCTCGCAGCGCAGCCCCGTGATGGCGGTCAACGGCGTCGTGGCCACGAGCCAGCCGCTCGCGGCGCAGGCCGGCCTCTCGATGCTCCAGCAGGGCGGCAGCGCCGTGGACGCCGCCCTGGCGACGGCCATCGCGCTGACGGTGCTGGAGCCGTGCTCGAACGGCATCGGCGGCGACGTCTTCTCGCTGGTCTGGGACGGCTCGAAGCTGCACGGCATCAACGGCTCGGGGCGGGCGCCGGCCGCCACGACACCGCAGGCCGTGCGCGCGGCCGGCCACGCCGAGATGCCCAACCGCGGCTGGTGGCCGATCACCGTCCCAGGCGCGCCGCGCGCCTGGGCCGACCTGCACGCTCGTTTCGGCAAGCTGCCGTTCGCGAAGCTGTTCGAGCCAGCCGTGCAGTACGCCCGCTACGGCTACTTCGTCTCGCCGATCATCGCGCGGGCCTGGAATACGGCGGCCACCAAGACCTACGCTGGCCTGACCGCACCCGAGTTCGCCGGCTGGTTCGAGACGTTCGCGCCGAACGGCCGCCACCCGGGCGCCGGCGAGCGCTGGAGCAGCGAGGGTCACGCCTCGACGCTCGAAGAGATCGGAGTGACGGGCTCGAAGTCGTTCTACGAGGGCGCCCTGGCCGAGAAGATCGCCGCGTTCTCGAAGGCGACGGGCGGCCCGATGACGGTGGACGATCTGGCCGCGCACACCAGCACCTGGGTCGAGCCGATCCGCACCACCTATCGCGGCTACGAGGTCGCGGAGATCCCGCCGAACGGCCAGGGCATCGCCGCGCTGATCGGCCTGAACATCGCCGAGGGGTTCGACCTGGGCAGCCTGCCGCGCGAGTCGCTGGAGGCGTACCACCTCCAGATCGAGGCGCTGAAGCTCAGCCTGACCGACGCGCAGGCCTACGTGGCCGACATGGATCACGTTCAGGTGCCCGTCTCGGGGCTGCTCGACAAGGAGTATGCCTCGCAGCGCGGCTCGCTGATCGGCCAGCGGGCCATCACGCCGACGGCCGGCAAGCCGAAGGCGGGCGGCACCGTCTACCTCTGCGCCGCCGATGCTGACGGCATGATGGTCAGCTACATCCAGTCGAACTACCAGGGCTTCGGCTCGGGCGTGGTGGTGCCCGGCGCCGGCATCTCGCTTCACAACCGGGGGTACGGCTTCACGCTGGCGGACGGCCACCCGAACCAGCTGGCCCCCCGCAAGCGGCCCTACCACACCATCATCCCCGGCTTCCTGCTGAAGGAAGGCGAGGCGGTCGGGCCGTTCGGCGTGATGGGCGGCTTCATGCAGGCCCAGGGGCACATGCAGATGGTCATCAACACGGTGGACTACGGCATGAACCCGCAGGCCTCGCTGGACGCGCCGCGCTGGCGCTGGGATGGCGGCATGACGGTGGCCGTCGAGCCGGAGACTTCGCCGGAGATCGTCGCGGGGCTGCGGGGGCGCGGCCATGACGTGCAGGTCATGTCGGACGGCTCGTACGGCCGGGGCCAGATCATCTGGAAGCTGCCCGGAGGCGGCTACGTGGCCGGCTCGGACAAGCGCGCAGACGGCTGCGCGGCAGCGTACTGA
- a CDS encoding NAD(P)-dependent oxidoreductase, with protein sequence MTAAKRTIGYIGLGMMGGGMASHLAKSGYPITVFDLNDTAVEAVMEFGAERGASPADVAARSEIVVSSLPNPAIVEAVALGEDGIIHGAKAGAVYIDMSSIEPHTTRRVGEALKARGVDMLDVPVGKGPPSAAKGDLTLMVGGDPAVVERVADVLDTLGSKRFYCGPLGAGVTTKLVNNLVSTAICALTGEGMAIGAAAGLDPEVLVAVMANTAANSNHLGNAITHRVLTGDFSPTFKLSLAHKDLGLATALAASLRVPSLMGAAAYQLHALALGAGLGDEDQSATIKVLEACTGTPARKAKG encoded by the coding sequence ATGACAGCGGCAAAGCGAACTATCGGCTATATCGGGCTGGGCATGATGGGCGGCGGCATGGCGAGCCATCTCGCGAAGTCGGGCTACCCGATCACCGTCTTCGACCTGAACGACACGGCGGTCGAGGCCGTCATGGAGTTTGGCGCCGAGCGGGGCGCATCGCCGGCCGACGTGGCCGCCCGCTCCGAGATCGTGGTGAGCAGCCTGCCAAACCCGGCCATCGTGGAGGCCGTGGCTCTCGGCGAGGATGGCATCATCCACGGCGCGAAGGCCGGCGCCGTCTACATCGACATGAGCAGCATCGAGCCGCACACGACCCGCCGCGTGGGCGAGGCGCTCAAGGCGCGCGGCGTGGACATGCTGGACGTGCCGGTCGGGAAGGGGCCGCCGTCCGCCGCGAAGGGCGACCTGACGCTGATGGTGGGCGGCGACCCGGCCGTGGTGGAGCGGGTCGCGGACGTGCTGGACACGCTCGGCTCGAAGCGGTTCTACTGCGGACCGCTCGGCGCCGGCGTCACCACCAAGCTGGTCAACAATCTCGTCTCGACGGCGATCTGCGCCCTGACCGGCGAGGGGATGGCGATCGGGGCGGCGGCCGGGCTCGATCCCGAGGTGCTCGTCGCCGTGATGGCGAACACGGCCGCGAACAGCAATCATCTCGGGAACGCGATCACCCACCGGGTGTTGACCGGCGACTTCTCGCCCACCTTCAAGCTTTCGCTGGCGCACAAGGATCTCGGGTTGGCGACGGCGCTGGCGGCCTCGCTCCGGGTGCCCAGCCTGATGGGCGCGGCGGCGTATCAGCTTCACGCGCTCGCGCTGGGAGCCGGCCTCGGCGACGAGGACCAGAGCGCCACTATCAAAGTGCTGGAGGCCTGCACCGGCACGCCGGCCCGGAAAGCGAAGGGGTAG
- a CDS encoding zinc-ribbon domain containing protein, which produces MSYADRAITCRDCGQSFVFTAGEQEFFASKGFDSPPSRCADCRAARKASRNDSGGGYGGGYSSGGYSSGGYSSGDSYGGGGYGRSERTMYTALCSECGQEARVPFQPRGDRPVYCSDCFSRQRGGSSGSSRAYR; this is translated from the coding sequence TTGAGTTACGCAGACCGCGCGATAACGTGCCGCGATTGCGGCCAGTCCTTTGTTTTTACTGCCGGCGAGCAGGAGTTTTTCGCCTCGAAGGGGTTCGACAGCCCGCCGTCGAGGTGCGCCGATTGCCGGGCCGCCCGTAAGGCCAGCCGCAACGACTCGGGTGGCGGGTACGGCGGCGGCTACAGCTCGGGCGGGTACAGCTCTGGAGGGTACAGTTCCGGCGACTCGTACGGTGGCGGCGGGTACGGCCGCTCCGAGCGCACCATGTACACGGCCCTTTGCTCCGAGTGCGGCCAGGAGGCCCGCGTCCCGTTCCAGCCGCGCGGCGACCGACCGGTCTACTGCTCGGACTGCTTCTCCCGCCAGCGGGGTGGCTCCAGCGGGTCGAGCCGCGCCTACCGCTAA
- a CDS encoding cupin domain-containing protein codes for MKVVKLSELPSEAVNTPLFTGGDVSRQTPFAPDEMTNMNFGVVSFASGSRNKMHRHTSDQILLITEGTGVVATNSEERTVSAGDVVLIPAGEDHWHGAPGATSMAHITIQAKGSTTTQIEE; via the coding sequence ATGAAGGTCGTCAAGCTGAGCGAGCTGCCGAGCGAAGCCGTCAACACACCGCTGTTCACCGGTGGCGACGTCAGCCGCCAGACGCCGTTCGCCCCCGATGAGATGACGAACATGAACTTCGGGGTGGTCAGCTTCGCGTCGGGCTCGCGGAACAAGATGCACCGTCACACCAGTGACCAGATCCTGCTTATCACCGAGGGCACCGGCGTGGTGGCGACGAACAGCGAAGAACGCACCGTCTCCGCTGGCGACGTGGTGCTGATCCCGGCCGGCGAGGATCACTGGCACGGCGCGCCCGGCGCAACCTCGATGGCGCACATCACGATCCAGGCCAAGGGCAGCACGACGACGCAGATCGAGGAGTAG
- a CDS encoding substrate-binding domain-containing protein: MSGATAGWWVSSSSLAPPTAVFASSWLHTLGMLSVVNRLPDAERRRFGLIGTGAGEYLDASAPWMTQVEIPAREQGRIAIDLLFSLLDGATEQRGQEIVLPMRLVERESTAPPSAPSTSSPKSDAAIPTPSLSGPACRCRPPAL; encoded by the coding sequence ATGTCGGGTGCGACTGCGGGCTGGTGGGTAAGCTCCAGCTCGCTGGCACCGCCAACGGCCGTGTTCGCGTCGTCCTGGCTGCACACGCTGGGCATGCTCTCGGTGGTGAACCGGCTGCCCGACGCCGAGCGCCGGCGCTTCGGGCTGATCGGGACTGGCGCCGGCGAGTACCTGGACGCCAGCGCACCGTGGATGACACAGGTCGAGATCCCGGCCCGCGAGCAGGGGCGCATCGCCATCGATCTGCTGTTCTCGCTGCTTGATGGCGCCACGGAGCAGCGCGGCCAGGAGATCGTCCTGCCGATGCGGCTCGTCGAGCGGGAATCGACGGCGCCGCCGTCAGCCCCCAGCACCTCCAGCCCCAAGAGCGACGCGGCGATCCCTACCCCTTCGCTTTCCGGGCCGGCGTGCCGGTGCAGGCCTCCAGCACTTTGA
- a CDS encoding DNA-3-methyladenine glycosylase, translating to MSANSERLPRAFYARPTLEVAPDLLGLWLVHELPGGCRSGRIVEVEAYGGLDDLASHASKGQTARTRVMYGPPGHAYVYLIYGMYHCFNVVAHADGEAGAVLIRALEPDAGLLEGTNGPGRLGRALGIDRTLNGLDLTAETTGPLWLERRNSAPLGQVHRSARINVEYAGAWAALPWRFYLPESRHVSVRPRRPPRASGPTHPADA from the coding sequence ATGAGCGCGAACAGCGAGCGGCTTCCGCGTGCATTCTACGCCCGTCCGACCCTGGAGGTTGCCCCGGATCTGCTCGGCCTGTGGCTCGTCCACGAGCTGCCGGGCGGCTGCCGCTCGGGCCGGATCGTCGAGGTGGAGGCGTACGGTGGGCTGGACGATCTCGCCAGCCACGCCTCGAAGGGCCAGACCGCCCGCACACGCGTGATGTACGGGCCGCCAGGGCACGCCTACGTCTACCTGATCTACGGGATGTATCACTGCTTCAACGTGGTGGCGCACGCCGACGGCGAGGCCGGCGCGGTGTTGATCCGCGCCCTGGAGCCGGACGCTGGGCTGCTCGAGGGCACCAACGGTCCGGGCCGCCTGGGCCGGGCACTGGGGATCGACCGGACGCTGAACGGCCTCGACCTGACAGCCGAGACGACGGGGCCGCTCTGGCTGGAGCGCCGCAACAGTGCACCCCTCGGCCAGGTTCACAGGTCGGCGCGCATCAACGTCGAGTACGCCGGCGCCTGGGCAGCGCTCCCGTGGCGCTTCTACCTCCCCGAGAGCCGGCATGTCTCGGTGCGCCCCCGGCGGCCCCCCCGGGCATCTGGACCGACCCACCCGGCAGATGCCTGA